TCAGGCCCCATGCGGCGCACGCCTCGTGGGTGGTCCGTCGCGACAGGTGCAGCAGCGGTCGGGCGAAGGGGGTGCCCTCCCGGACGGTGAGCACCGGCATCCCGGCGAGGGAACGGGCGCCGGAGCCGCGCGCGAGACCGAGGAGAACCTGCTCGGCCTGGTCGTCGCGGGTGTGCCCGAGGAGGACGAGCGTGAGCGGGTTCCCACCGTCGTTCGAGGAACCCATCGCTGCCGCCGTCTCCGCGAGGGCGGCGTAGCGGGCGTCGCGGGCGGCTGCCTCGAGGCCCTCCCCCGTCCCGACGACCTCGACGGGGACGACCGCCACCGGAGCGAGGCCGACGTCCGCGCACTGCTGTGCGGCGAGCAGGGCGACGTCCGTGGACTCCTCCTGCAGTCCGTGGTCGACGATGATCGCGCCGGCGGTCACGTCGTGGTTCGCGGCCTCGGCGGCCAACGCAGCGGCGAGCGCGAGGGAGTCCCCGCCGCCGCTCACCGCGGCGAGCGCCAGCGAGCCGGCGGGCAGCCCCTCGAGGGCCGCGCGGACCCCCCTTCGGCAGTCTGCTTGGGCGGGGTGACCGGCTCCCATCAGCCGTGCACCCGGCGCACCCACGCGGCCGGGTCGGTGATCTCGAGCGGGGTGGGCAGGGTCTGGGGGGAGGTCCACACGGCGTTGAACCCCTCGACGCCCACCTGCTCCTGGACGGAGCGCACGAAGACCGCGCCGTCGCGGTACTGGCGCATCTTCGCCTCGAGGCCGAGGAGGCGGCGCAGCAGACGGTCGACGGCCCCGGCCCCCTTCCGTCTCTCGGTGAAGCGGCGCCGGATCGCGCGGACGGTCGGCACGTGCGCGGGACCCACGTCGTCCATGACCACGTCCGCATGGCCCTCGAGCAGCGACATGACCGCGGTGACCTTGGCCATCTGTTCGCGCTGCTCGGGCGTGATGACCAGCTCGGCGAGGCCTTGGCTGTCCCCGCTGAAGACCTTGGGCAGCTGTGTGGCGATCTGCTCGACGCGCTCGCGCAACTCGGTCGTGTCGGGCACGAGGTCGACGGCGAGGGTGCGGGCGGAGTCGATGATGTGCTCGCGCAGCCACGGCACCGCGGTGAACTGCACGCGGTGGGTTTCCTCGTGCAGGCACACCCACAGCCGGAAGTCACGCGGGACGGCCTTGATCTCGCGCTCGGTGTGCACGATGTTCGGCGCGACGAGCAGCAGCGCCGGGGTGCCGCCGGGGGCGATGTCGTACTGGCCGAGGACCTTGGTGGACAGGAAGGCGAGCATCCCACCGGCCTCGGTGCCGGTGATCTTGCTGCCGACCGCCTGGGCCAGGCCCGAGGGCTCCTTGTCGCGCCGCTTGGCGACCGCCTCGAGCGCCGGGTCGAGCATCGCGGCCATCGAGTCGGCGTTGACGTCGATCCAGGTGGGGCGATCGATCACCAGTGGCGGTGGCGCGTCACCGGGGGCGGTCAGGCGGGAGGTGGCCGCGACGGGATCGACGGCCATGGCCGCCAGCTCGCGGATCTCCTCGACGACCTGGGTGGCCTCCTCCGGCGACACGTCGGGTCCGGGGGGCACGAGGCGGGCTCCGGCGCTCTTGGCGAATGTCCAGTCGACGTAGTTCGGCACGCCCCCACCATACGAAGTGCTGCTGGCTCTAGTTCGTTTCGTCAGCCGCACCTCGTGCTGAGGCCGGCTCGACGACGTGGTGCTGGCTCTGGTCCGCGTCACCGACAGCCGCAGTCGGTCAGGTCGGCGACCATGCGGTCGAGCACCGCGCGGGCACCGAGCGTGCCCGTGGTCGAGGGCACCCGGTCGGCGAGGAGCACGAAGGTGAGCAGCCGCCCGTCGGCGGTCGTCGTCGTGCCGGCGAGCGCGGAGGTGCCCGTCAGGGTGCCGGTCTTGGCGCGGGCGAGCCCGGCGGCACTGCGGCTGTCATCGGTGTCGAAGCGGTCGTGCAGCGTGCCGGTCAGGCCCGCGACGGGCAGCTCGGCCAGCATCGAGGTCAGCTCCTGCGCCGAGCCGGTGATGCCCAACTGCATGACATCGGAGATCACCCGCGCGGGCACCTTCTGCCCCGAGCTGAGCCCGCTGTTGTCCTTGAGTGTGACGCCGGTGAGGTCGACGCCGGCGCTGGTGAGGGTCTGTCTGACCCAGTCGGAGACCTCCGCGGTCGAGGTGCCGGCGCCGTGCGCGGCCGCGACCTGACGGGCGACGTTCTCGGTCAGGGCGTTGTCGCTCTCGTCGAGCGCCAGGGCGAGCACGTCCCCGATCGGGGCGGAGTCCACGGCACCGAGCACCTCGGCGTCCTCGGGCGCGGGCGTCTGCCACTGCTTCGTGGAGGTGTCCGTCTCGACGTCGATCCCGACGGCCTTCAGCTCCTTGGCCAGCGCCTTGAGCACCTCGCGCTCGGGGAACTTCGGCGCCGCGTCGAAGGGCTTGGGGCGTTGCCCCGCCAGACCGATCATCGTCACGCCCTGGGTGTACCCGGCCGCGACGTCCGCCATGTCCCACGTCGGCGGGTACCGCTCCCCGTGGGCATACGTCATGTCGAGGCGAAGGGAGTAGTCCGCCTCCCCCTTCGCCTCGACCGAGGCGGCCACCTGGCGGGCGAGGTCCGCGAGGCCGGCCCGGCCCTCGACGGACTTGGGGTCACCGTCGCCGCGGGCGAGCATCGTGTCACCGGCCGCGACGAGAACCAGTTCGCCGGGCTGGTCGCCGGCCACGACCTGCGTCGTCATGACCCGGGTGAGGTCGGCGGTCTCGGCCACCGCAGCGGCGGTGAGCAGCTTCGCGGTCGAGGCCGGGGTGATCGGCGCGTCGCTGTCGTGGGCGTAGAGGATCTCACCGGTGAGCGCGTCGCGCACCACGACACCGACACGTTTGCCGAGCGCCGTGGCCTCGGCGTCCTCCTCGAGGGCAGCAGTCAGACCGGCCGTCGTGGGCACGGGCGCCTCGGTCGACGCCGCGGGCAGGACGGGGGTCGTCGCAGGGGCCTTCCGGACCTGCTGGGTGGCCTCCTCGTCGATCGTCAGCACACCCGGGACGCGGTCGTACGCGTCTGCGGTGCCGTACCCGATGAGCAACGCTGCGAGGCAGATCACGGCGATGAGTGTGCGGCGCACGCGCTGCCCCCCTGCGTGAAATGGTCGACGGTGGTGGAACACTGACACCGAGACTAGATCACGGTCATCACATCACCGTCACCGAACAAAGGGGCACCTAGTGGAGTTCGACGTCACCATCGAGATCCCGAAGGGTCAGAAGAACAAGTACGAGGTCGACCACGAGACCGGCCGGATCCGCTTGGACCGGATGCTCTTCACCTCCATGGCCTACCCGAGCGACTACGGCTACGTCGAGGACAGCCTCGGCGAGGACGGGGACCCGCTGGACGCGCTCGTCCTGCTCGACGAGCCGACCTGGCCCGGCTGCCTCGTGCGGGCCCGGCCGATCGGCATGTTCCGGATGCGCGACGAGGCCGGCGGGGACGACAAGATCCTGTGCGTGCCGGCCGGCGACCCCCGCAAGGAGGGCATCAAGGAGCTCGAGGACATCAGCGAGTTCTGGCGCCTGGAGATCCAGCACTTCTTCGAGACGTACAAGGACCTCGAGCCCGGCAAGTCCGTCGAGGGCGCCCACTGGGTCGCCAGGGACGAGGCCGAGCAGACCGTGCTCGAGGCTCTCGAGCGGGCGAAGGCCAACGGCATGAGCACCGCTCGCTGGACGATGCCCTCCTCCGGCCACATTCCCGAGCCCGAGGACGTGACGCACTCCGAGGAGGACATCAAGGCGGCGGCCTCCCGTGCCCGTGAGCTGCTGGCCACCGAGGAGAGCCCCCTCAGCGACGACGAGTGATCTCCCGGGCCAACCCCCGGCGGCCCTGCCGCATCATCCACGCGTGGTTGGCCCGCAGCACGACCGAGGCGAGGGTCGCGGCACGTTCCAGCCGTGGCGCGACCCTCACCTCTTGCTCGAAGACGGCGACGGATCCCCCGTCGTGCGGATGCACCGTCCACCGGGCCCACCCGACGAGGTCACCGGACAGGCGCACCCGCAGCACACCCCCGTCGCGGTCCTCGACCTCCCGGGTGAGGACGACGTCCAGGGTGAGCGGGAGCAGACTGCGGATCCGCGCCCGACCGCTCGCGGCGTCGAGCCTCTCGACCGACCGCACCTGGGGCCACCACCGCGGATAGCCCTCGGCGTCGGCGAGCAGGCGGACCACCTCCTGTGGTGACTGCGCGAGTGGCCAGCGGTCATGGAAGACGAAGACGGGGGTCACCTCCCCATCCAACCCCACACCACCTCGTTGCCCTGTGACTCCACCCTGCGGGCGATCCCCGAAACCACGCCCGCCCCACGCCCGGATACCGTGTCACCGTGCGCTACTACTCCCGTGACGGGCTGACCTTCGACGTCGACGACAGCGGACCCCGGGGCGGTGAGGTCGTCGTCCTGCTCCACGGCTGGCCCCAGGACCGCACTGCCTGGGACAAGGTGGCCCCGCCTCTCGAGGCCGCTGGGCTGCGCGTGCTCGCGCCGGACCTGCGGGGCTACTCCCCCGGGGCCCGTCCGCCGCACCACCTCGACTACGAGATCTCCGAGCTCGTCGGCGACGTCATCGCCCTGCTCGACGAGGCGGGCGCCGCGCGGGCGCACATCGTCGGGCACGACTGGGGCGGCGCCCTCGCCTGGGCCGTGGCCGCCCGTCACCCCGACCGCGTGCAGACGCTGACCGTCCTGTCGACGCCGAGCCCCTCCGGGATGGCGTACGGCTTCCGTCGCGGTGACCAGCTCAAGGCCAGCTGGTACATGGGCTTCTTCGCGTTGCCGGTCCTGCCGGTGCTGTTCTTCCGGCTCTTCGCCCAGCAGGTCCTGGAGAAGGTCGGGATGCCTCACCAGCGCGCCGTGTACGACGCGAAGCGACTGAAGGCGAAGAGCTCGGCCCAGGGATCGCTCAACTGGTACCGCGCGGCACTGTCACCGACCCTGCTGTGGCGCAAGCGATCCCGCCCGGGACGGCCCCGCCGCAGCAAGCACCGGGAGATGCTCCCGACCGCCTTCGTCTGGGGCGCGAAGGACCCTGCCTTCGCGGACGCGTCGACCCGACACACGGTCAACCGGCTGCGCGAACGCGCCGGCGAGCAGGTCGACCTCGTGCACACCCTCGAGCTGGACACCGGCCACTGGCTGATGGAGACCCACCCCGACACGATCGCCGAGGTCATCATCGAGCGAGCGGGTCGGGCGGCTCCCGGCGAGCAGCGCGCCGGCTGATGACGGCGGGGGCCCTGCCTTCGCCGCGTCCTGCCTGGTGGTGGGTCAGCGTTGCGCGGCGGCCTCGAGCGCGGCCGACCAGCCGCCGAGAGCGTTGCGGACGGTGTTGGCCGACGGTGCGCCCTCCTGCTCGCGCAGCCAGGCGCCGAATCGCCCGTACGAGGGCTGCTCCTCCTCGATGAGGTAGCGCCGGACCCAGTCGACGAGATCCTCCTCGCTCCACGCGCGGCGGTAGGAGGACCGGGAGGCGCGGTTGGACTCGACGCCTGCGGCGGCGCACGCCTCCCGCCACGTGCCGTGCCGCTGGATGATCCGCGCCGAGGTGAGTGCACCCTCCGCGCGGTGCCCGTCGTAGAACGTCACGGACAGGGGCGAGCCTCCGGGCAGCCCCGCCACCCGGCGCATCTCCGTCATCACGGTCTCGTCGCCCACCGTGCCTCCTGTCAGTGCGTCAGTGGGCCGTCGAGCTGTGGAGGTCGTCGTGCGTGAGGACCCCGTGCTCGCGCAGGAACTGCACCCTGGGGATGAGGCGCTTGTCCTCGTCCGTGAGGGTGATGGCCTCGGCCGCACCGAGCGTCAGCGCCCGCACGGCGGGAATCATCACGAGGGCGACGGCCGCCAGCAGGAGCGCCTTTCCCGTACTCAGGTCGGAAGCGGTAAGAAGGAGCACGATGAAGGCGACATAGAACCCCAACGCCACGAGCCACACGAGTCGGGTGACCTTCCCTGCCTTGGCCAGGACGCCCTTGATGTCAGGGATCAGGTCCTCTCCACTGACGAAGTGCTCGCAGTCATCGACCCGGGCGTGGAAGTCCAGACTCGCATCCGACTGACTCGTGACGTGAGCATCACACCAGCCCATGGTCTTGTCCACGGGCTCAGACCGCCTCATCGAGCGTCTTGAGCAACTTCTCCCCTGCCTTCTGGTTCTTCCATCCGTCGAGCAGCGCCTTGGGGGTGTTGTCACCCGTGTGGACGTTCAGGGACACGTGTGTGCCCTCACCGCCCTGCGTCATCTCGGCCGCGAAGACGTAGTGCCCCATGGACGTGATGCCGCCGCCGCTCTCGAACTCCAGCTTCTTGCCGTCCGGGTCGGCGAGGTTGAGCGTGTAGGGCTTGTCGGTGACGATCCCCTTCAGCCTGTCGAAAACCACATCCGGAGACTGTGCGAACGACTTCTCCAAGGTCTTGAGTGCGCGCATCTTCTACCCCTTCATCAAGATCGCGAGCCATTGGTCGATGTGGACGGCGTCGCTCTCCCGTCAACGGTGGGCGACGCTACCAACATCTCGTTGACCTCGCCCGTCGACGGGCGACGGGACGTCGACGCAGCCACTCGGCCTGCGGCATCCGCCGTCGAAGGGTGGCGACGCACCCATCGGACACGGAACGCAATGCCTTTCGTCACGCGCGCGGAGAGGTGGCGCCGGCAGCATCGTGTGGTCGGCGACACCGGGCCGGCGAGTCCGACGGTGGCTGGCCCACGAACCGGGGGTGTCCTTGCACCGGCACGAGCAGGTGGGCTCGTAGCCTTGGGAGTTCCTGTTCTTCGTTTCGAGATGGGTTGCTGTGGAATGAACCGCTTTGCCCGGCGCAGGGTCGTCGCCGTCGTCTCGACCTGTGTGATGGCATCGGTACTGCTGGGCGCGTGCTCCGGCAGTGGCAGCGATGACGAGACAGCCTCCGATGGCAGTCGCGGCGGCTCTGACGAGCGGGCTGCTGTGGCGATGACCAAGCAGCCCCCTCGTGCCGTGAGCAAGGGCGCCTCGCAGATGTCGGTCAGCGCCAGTGCTGCCTTGTTCTCCTCGAGCCCGGTGGTCGTGCTCGTGGCGGGGTCGAAGGAGCAGGACATCGCCATGGCTTCGTCGGCGGGAGTGGCACTGGGCATCCCTGTTCTGGCGGCCGGTTCCCCGGAGCTGCAGGAGGAGATCGAGCGACTCGGCGCGACCACGTTCCTGACCTACGGCGATCTGAAGGGCGGGTGGGATCAGCTCGCCCAGAGCGATGATCGGCTCGCCGGCCCGCGAGACGTCGAGGAATTCGACGACATGCTCGACATCGACGCCGAGGTCTCCTCCGTTTCCGGCAGGAACCTGCTTGGCAAGGTCGCTGCACTCGACCCGATGGCTGACCCTGCGGTCCTCACGCACTCATCGGGCCGGGCCCCTTCATCGTCCGGGACCTCATCGACCTCGCCCTCGGCGGGCGGCTCGGGTGAGCTACCGCAGCTGAAGCATCCGCAGGATCGCTCCCCGGCGCTGGTGCTCGTCGACTCAGGCGATGCACACAGCGTGCCGGCGGTGGCGACCGCCCGCGCAGCAGGCGCCGAGGTCATCACCATGGACATCGCTGATCCACGCGCGAACGCCAAGAGCGTTGCTGCGGTGAAGAAGGCCGGGGACGCCACAGTCCTCGCGCTCGGCAGCGGCTTCGGCTCCTCCGACGTCTTCGCCGAGAACCTCTCGACCGCACGGACCGCTCCGCAGCTGCCGGGAGGAGGACAACTCGCCCTGCCCGGCAAGCTGTACGTCGCGCTGTACGGCAACGTGCTCACCGCTGACCTGGGCCTTCTCGGTGAACAGGACGCCCAGGCCAGCATCCACCGCGCCAAGGAGTACGCGACGAAGTACGCGGACATCAGTGAGGTCCCCGTCATCCCGACCTTCGAGATCATCGTCACGGTCGCCTCCGGCTCTGCGGGCGCAGACGGGTCCTACTCCTCGAAGGGCGATGTCGCCGACATCGAACCCTGGGTGAAGAAGGCGCAGGAGGAAGGCGTGTACGTCATCCTCGACCTGCAGTCAGGACGCGAGGACTCCCTCAGCCAAGCCAAGAGGTACGAGAAGCTGCTGACGTACCCCAACGTCGGTCTGGCCGTCGACCCGGAATGGCGCCTGGAACCGCACGAGCAACCGCTGCAGCAGATCGGCCACATCGACGCCGAGGAGATCAACCGGACCCAGGACTGGCTGGCAGACCTGGTGCAGGAGAACGACCTCCCGCAGAAGATCTTCACCCTCCACCAGTTCAAGTCGCACTCACTGCCCGACCGCTCCAAGATCAACTTCTCCACCCGTCCGGAAGTCGCAACGCTGCTGCACGCCGATGGCCAAGGCACTCAGGGACAAAAGCAGGACACCTGGCGCGTGCTGAAGCAGGACCTGCCCGAGAGCGCCTTCCTGGGCTGGAAGAACTTCATCGACGAGGACCAGCCCATGCTCACCCCTGAAGAGACGATGAACCAGGTCAACCCCATCCCGAACTTCATCTCCTACCAGTAGGCGACGAACACGATCGACACCGTGGACTCACCTCGGGGTGGGGCTCGGCGACGACACTCTCGCCGAGGGGCCCTACGACACTCCCTTCGGCAGCACGACCGTCGGCGGTGCCTTCGACCGGTTCTACGGCTTCGACCTGCTGGTCCACCGCTGGGACATCGGCCGGACCGCGGGCATCGACGTGGTCTTCAGCGACCGCGAGCTCGACCAGATCGAGGAGGCCATCGCCGGTTTCGGTGAGGCGATCCGGGGCGAAGGGGTGTGTGCGCCGGCGGTGGACCTCCCCGCCGACGCCTCCCGCCAGGAGCCGTCTCATCGGCCTCACCGGCCGCGACTCCCGCTGACTCGTCTGGCCCCCGCCTGTTTGCGCCCGTGCTCCCGGTGGTGGGGTGCGCGAGCGGTTTGCTGGGTTGGTCGAGGAGTGTGATGGGTGGTATGACCCGGATCCGGTGTGATGGGTGGGTCGGGGGTGGGACGTTACGTGCGGGGGTCGCGTTGTGCCACGATGTCGGGTGATATCTGCCCAGGGGCGCGTTGAGG
The DNA window shown above is from Janibacter sp. A1S7 and carries:
- a CDS encoding alpha/beta fold hydrolase; the encoded protein is MRYYSRDGLTFDVDDSGPRGGEVVVLLHGWPQDRTAWDKVAPPLEAAGLRVLAPDLRGYSPGARPPHHLDYEISELVGDVIALLDEAGAARAHIVGHDWGGALAWAVAARHPDRVQTLTVLSTPSPSGMAYGFRRGDQLKASWYMGFFALPVLPVLFFRLFAQQVLEKVGMPHQRAVYDAKRLKAKSSAQGSLNWYRAALSPTLLWRKRSRPGRPRRSKHREMLPTAFVWGAKDPAFADASTRHTVNRLRERAGEQVDLVHTLELDTGHWLMETHPDTIAEVIIERAGRAAPGEQRAG
- the dacB gene encoding D-alanyl-D-alanine carboxypeptidase/D-alanyl-D-alanine endopeptidase, translating into MRRTLIAVICLAALLIGYGTADAYDRVPGVLTIDEEATQQVRKAPATTPVLPAASTEAPVPTTAGLTAALEEDAEATALGKRVGVVVRDALTGEILYAHDSDAPITPASTAKLLTAAAVAETADLTRVMTTQVVAGDQPGELVLVAAGDTMLARGDGDPKSVEGRAGLADLARQVAASVEAKGEADYSLRLDMTYAHGERYPPTWDMADVAAGYTQGVTMIGLAGQRPKPFDAAPKFPEREVLKALAKELKAVGIDVETDTSTKQWQTPAPEDAEVLGAVDSAPIGDVLALALDESDNALTENVARQVAAAHGAGTSTAEVSDWVRQTLTSAGVDLTGVTLKDNSGLSSGQKVPARVISDVMQLGITGSAQELTSMLAELPVAGLTGTLHDRFDTDDSRSAAGLARAKTGTLTGTSALAGTTTTADGRLLTFVLLADRVPSTTGTLGARAVLDRMVADLTDCGCR
- a CDS encoding SRPBCC family protein produces the protein MTPVFVFHDRWPLAQSPQEVVRLLADAEGYPRWWPQVRSVERLDAASGRARIRSLLPLTLDVVLTREVEDRDGGVLRVRLSGDLVGWARWTVHPHDGGSVAVFEQEVRVAPRLERAATLASVVLRANHAWMMRQGRRGLAREITRRR
- the tilS gene encoding tRNA lysidine(34) synthetase TilS — protein: MGAGHPAQADCRRGVRAALEGLPAGSLALAAVSGGGDSLALAAALAAEAANHDVTAGAIIVDHGLQEESTDVALLAAQQCADVGLAPVAVVPVEVVGTGEGLEAAARDARYAALAETAAAMGSSNDGGNPLTLVLLGHTRDDQAEQVLLGLARGSGARSLAGMPVLTVREGTPFARPLLHLSRRTTHEACAAWGLTPWTDPMNDDAAFARVRARTALAELESALGPGIGEALTRTADLLRDDADLLDALADDAVPDQGPEGVAVTELADLAPALRSRVWRRLLLAAGAPAGALTAGHVAACDRLVTDWHGQGPLHLPGDLRASRADGRVHLAPAAGGQ
- a CDS encoding zinc-dependent metalloprotease, which translates into the protein MPNYVDWTFAKSAGARLVPPGPDVSPEEATQVVEEIRELAAMAVDPVAATSRLTAPGDAPPPLVIDRPTWIDVNADSMAAMLDPALEAVAKRRDKEPSGLAQAVGSKITGTEAGGMLAFLSTKVLGQYDIAPGGTPALLLVAPNIVHTEREIKAVPRDFRLWVCLHEETHRVQFTAVPWLREHIIDSARTLAVDLVPDTTELRERVEQIATQLPKVFSGDSQGLAELVITPEQREQMAKVTAVMSLLEGHADVVMDDVGPAHVPTVRAIRRRFTERRKGAGAVDRLLRRLLGLEAKMRQYRDGAVFVRSVQEQVGVEGFNAVWTSPQTLPTPLEITDPAAWVRRVHG
- a CDS encoding inorganic diphosphatase, with translation MEFDVTIEIPKGQKNKYEVDHETGRIRLDRMLFTSMAYPSDYGYVEDSLGEDGDPLDALVLLDEPTWPGCLVRARPIGMFRMRDEAGGDDKILCVPAGDPRKEGIKELEDISEFWRLEIQHFFETYKDLEPGKSVEGAHWVARDEAEQTVLEALERAKANGMSTARWTMPSSGHIPEPEDVTHSEEDIKAAASRARELLATEESPLSDDE